In Aquificaceae bacterium, the sequence CTTTTAGCCTGTCTCTTATAAGATCCGCCACATGGTATAGCCTTTCTTTTCTTACTGCGTTTCTTACCTCCACAAGAAGCTCCACAAGCCTCTGGTCAAAAACCTGCCCAGCCTCCAGCTCCTTCTGAACAACCCTTCTGACCTCACACTCTGGTCTGTAGTCCTCTAAAAGACCAAAAACTCCCCTCAGGTTCTTTATGATGGAGTTTACCGCAAACTCATAGGCCTGAAGCTCCTGCGTTGATATTCTGCCTTCAGAGAAGGCTCTGTTCTTGAGTTTATTGAGCTCTGTTATGAGACCATAGACCACTGCAAGCGCCTGAGGGGTGTTGAAATCCTCGCTCAGGGCATGAAAGAAGGCTTCTTGTGTTTCCTTAACCTTTTCAAAAAGGTAATGAGTCCCCTTTTCTTCGTAAACTGACAACTTTTTGAGAAGCTCAAGATCTTCGAGGGCATTTATGAGCCTTTCATAGGCTCTTTTAGTCTCTTCCATCTTTTCCCAGGAAAAGTCCAGTGGGCTCCTGTAGTGAGTAAAGAGCACAAGAAGCCTGAGAATGTCAGGATGGTATTTAGAGTATACCTCTCTCAGGGTTATGTAATTGCCAAGGGACTTGGACATCTTCTGGCCGCCCACTGTAACCAGTCCATTGTGAACCCAGTATCGGGCAAAGGGTCTTCCAGTAAGGGCCTCCGCCTGAGCTATCTCGTTCTCATGGTGAGGAAACACAAGGTCAAGACCTCCTCCGTGTATATCTATGGTCTGACCCAGGTGCTTGAAAATCATGGCCACGCATTCTGTGTGCCAGCCAGGTCTTCCAGGTCCCCAGGGCGAATCCCATGCGGGCTCGCCCACCTTTGCAGACTTCCAGAGGGCAAAATCCAGAGGGTTTTTCTTTTTTTCAGAGGGCTCTACCCTTGCACCCGCCTCCAGCTCCTCCACGTTTCTCTTTGAGAGCTTTCCATACTCTGGAAAAGTAGAAACTGAGAAGTAAACATCACCCCCAGACTCGTAGGCATATCCCTTTTCCACAAGCCCCTTTATCACCTCTATTATCTCCCCTATATGTTCTGTGACCCTTGGCTCCACATCTGCAGGCTTTACGCGGATGTTTTCCATATCCATGTAGTAACTGGCAATGTATCTGTTGGCTATGGTCATAAAGTCCGTGCATTCATGACTGGCCCTGTTTATTATCTTATCGTCCACATCGGTAAAGTTTCTCACAAACTTTACCCTGTAGCCCATATGCTCAAGAAACCTTCTGAAAACATCAAAGACTATAAGGCTTCTTCCGTGTCCCACGTGAGAATCGTCGTAAACGGTCACACCGCAGGTGTATATGAGCACATGAGGAGGGTCTACAGGGACAAACTCCTCAACCCTGCCAGTGAGGGTGTTATAGATGCGGATGCTCATAGTAGTATTTTAGCATGGTAAAATACCATAGGCATGGGCTTTCTTGACAGGTTCAGGAAAAAGGAGGAGAAGGAGGTCCTCTGGACAAAGTGCGAAAACTGCAAATCCCTACTCTATATTCCCGAGCTCAGGGCAAACCTGAATGTATGTCCCAAGTGCCAGCACCATTTTATCATGCCTGCAAAAGAAAGGCTTGAGCAACTCCTTGAAAACTACCAGCTTCTCTTTGAAAACATAAGGCCCACCGACCCCCTCAACTTCAAGGACACAAAAAGCTACAAAGACCGACTCAAACAGGCTCAGGAACAGACTGGCCTTTCTGAGGCGATGCTTATTGCGGAGGGGCTCTTAAGGGAGGAGAGGGTGGTGCTTGCGGTCATGGACTTTGGCTTTATTGGTGGAAGCATGGGCTCAGTGGTGGGTGAGAGGTTCTACAGGGCGTGCAGGTATGCCAGTGAAAAGAATATACCTCTCATTGCGGTGATCACTTCTGGTGGTGCTCGCATGCAGGAGGGAATACTGTCTCTTATGCAGATGGCAAAGACCTCCATAGGCGTGGGCTATCTAAAAGAAAAGGGCATTCCTTATATCACCGTGCTTACAGACCCCACCACTGGAGGGGTATCCGCCAGCTTTGCCTTTCTTGGCGACATAATCATTGCAGAACCGAAGGCTCTCATAGGCTTTGCAGGACCCAGAGTCATAGAGCAGACCATAAAGCAGCAACTACCTGAGGGTTTCCAGACTGCGGAGTTTCTGCTTCAGAAGGGTATGGTGGATATGGTGGTTCACAGAAAGGACCTGAAAGATACACTGCATCACCTCATAAAACTCACCACCTACTGGAGAAGGCATGTGGAGGTTTGAAGAAGACCATCCCTTTGCCCTTGCCTACAGGCTTGTGGAGGAGGGAAGGCTTGACCCCTGGGATGTGGACATATCAGCCCTTGCCAGGGCTTACATGGAGGAGATAAGGAGACACGAGCTTCTTGACCTGAGAGTGCCCGCAAGGGCGGTGCTTGCAGCCTCCTTTCTCCTGAAAAAGCAGACAGAGGTTCTTTTCCCAGAACCAAAGCAGAAAAGGGAAAGAAAAAAGCTCACCCTTCAGGAGATAGTGGAGCAGTTTGAAAGCCAGCAGGAGGAAGTGGCGGAAGAGCTAAGTCAGAGGATAGAGAAGGTTAGGAGGGTGGTAAAAAAGATAAAGGTGAGGAATGTGAACGGGAGGAGGAGGGAAAGAAGATTTCCCGTGCATATATCAAGGTTTGAGGACGCTCTGGAAGAGCTCAGAGAGGTGCTTCTGGAGAAAAGGCACATACTATCCTTTTATGAACTCATCCTTGGCAAAAGCCTTGTGCCCTACCTTATGGCTCTTATGGTGCTATATCAGGATGGACTTGTGGAAATAGAGCAGGATGAACCATATGGAGACCTGAGAATAAGAGCTCTGGAAGAATATATTTAAAGCTGGAGGTAATAGAGTGTTGAGGCTTAAGTTTAACGAGGAAGGTCTCATACCCGTCATAGCACAGGATCACAGGACGGGTGAAGTGAGGATGTTTGCATGGGCAAACGATGAAGCTATTAGAAAAACACTGGAGACAGGCTATGCCCATTACTATTCAAGGTCAAGAAAGAGCATATGGAAAAAGGGAGAGACCTCTGGGGAGCTTCAGAGGGTGGTGGAGGTAAGGGTGGACTGCGACGAGGACGCTCTGCTGTACATCGTGGAGCAGGAAAAGAACACCGCCTGCCATACGGGAGAGAGGAATTGTTTTTTCAGAAACCTCGAGGGAGGACAGGCTAAAAGAGTCCTTCCCTTTGAAGCCCTGCAGAGGCTTCAGGAGGTGATAAGACAGAGACTTCAGGATATGCCAGAAGGTTCATACACGGTCAAACTCTACAAAGAAGGTGAGGACCGTGTGCTTCA encodes:
- the cysS gene encoding cysteine--tRNA ligase; its protein translation is MSIRIYNTLTGRVEEFVPVDPPHVLIYTCGVTVYDDSHVGHGRSLIVFDVFRRFLEHMGYRVKFVRNFTDVDDKIINRASHECTDFMTIANRYIASYYMDMENIRVKPADVEPRVTEHIGEIIEVIKGLVEKGYAYESGGDVYFSVSTFPEYGKLSKRNVEELEAGARVEPSEKKKNPLDFALWKSAKVGEPAWDSPWGPGRPGWHTECVAMIFKHLGQTIDIHGGGLDLVFPHHENEIAQAEALTGRPFARYWVHNGLVTVGGQKMSKSLGNYITLREVYSKYHPDILRLLVLFTHYRSPLDFSWEKMEETKRAYERLINALEDLELLKKLSVYEEKGTHYLFEKVKETQEAFFHALSEDFNTPQALAVVYGLITELNKLKNRAFSEGRISTQELQAYEFAVNSIIKNLRGVFGLLEDYRPECEVRRVVQKELEAGQVFDQRLVELLVEVRNAVRKERLYHVADLIRDRLKDLGIVLEDTPAGTKWKR
- the accD gene encoding acetyl-CoA carboxylase, carboxyltransferase subunit beta; the encoded protein is MGFLDRFRKKEEKEVLWTKCENCKSLLYIPELRANLNVCPKCQHHFIMPAKERLEQLLENYQLLFENIRPTDPLNFKDTKSYKDRLKQAQEQTGLSEAMLIAEGLLREERVVLAVMDFGFIGGSMGSVVGERFYRACRYASEKNIPLIAVITSGGARMQEGILSLMQMAKTSIGVGYLKEKGIPYITVLTDPTTGGVSASFAFLGDIIIAEPKALIGFAGPRVIEQTIKQQLPEGFQTAEFLLQKGMVDMVVHRKDLKDTLHHLIKLTTYWRRHVEV
- a CDS encoding segregation/condensation protein A: MWRFEEDHPFALAYRLVEEGRLDPWDVDISALARAYMEEIRRHELLDLRVPARAVLAASFLLKKQTEVLFPEPKQKRERKKLTLQEIVEQFESQQEEVAEELSQRIEKVRRVVKKIKVRNVNGRRRERRFPVHISRFEDALEELREVLLEKRHILSFYELILGKSLVPYLMALMVLYQDGLVEIEQDEPYGDLRIRALEEYI
- the hisIE gene encoding bifunctional phosphoribosyl-AMP cyclohydrolase/phosphoribosyl-ATP diphosphatase HisIE, which translates into the protein MLRLKFNEEGLIPVIAQDHRTGEVRMFAWANDEAIRKTLETGYAHYYSRSRKSIWKKGETSGELQRVVEVRVDCDEDALLYIVEQEKNTACHTGERNCFFRNLEGGQAKRVLPFEALQRLQEVIRQRLQDMPEGSYTVKLYKEGEDRVLQKFGEEAIETLIALKRGAPEEIRAEASDMLYHLLLMLTIRGIGIEEVLSELAGRMK